In Helianthus annuus cultivar XRQ/B chromosome 9, HanXRQr2.0-SUNRISE, whole genome shotgun sequence, the following are encoded in one genomic region:
- the LOC110879748 gene encoding hydroxyproline O-galactosyltransferase GALT6 has product MKRSKLDWFMSLRQKRSIQFLICLGVLYLVMVGLELPFVSKIVSQEDDSSGFFFTDKISNKPYVLDSEEELQEKEAPIRPLDVPQIVAKTPLNSRGLSRIRKFESLSSLNFDVNSLSGEPKDGFGDIQKSATEAFSVGKRFWEELESGKLKLPSENRNRTSNESCPNSITLSGSVFRSKGNIIVLPCGMTLGSHITLVGRPREAHPEQDPKISLLKSGQYLMVSQFMMELQGLKTVDGEDPPRILHFNPRLKGDWSGKPVIEQNTCYRMQWGSAHRCEGWKSKADEETVDGQVKCEKWIRDDDDHSEESKSSWWLNRLIGRTKKVSFDWPYPFAEGKLFVLTLSAGLEGYHVNVDGRHITSFPYRTGFALEDATGLALNGDIDVNAVFAASLPSTHPSFAPQRHLEMSDKWRAPPLPDGPIDMFIGVLSAGNHFAERMAVRKSWMQHNLIKSSHVVARFFVALHARKEVNIELKKEAEFFGDIVIVPYMDNYDLVVLKTVAICEYGVRTASAKYIMKCDDDTFVRVDAVLNEAKKIGDGKSLYVGNINYYHKPLRYGKWSVTYEEWPEEDYPPYANGPGYILSSDVADFIATEFDKHKLKLFKMEDVSMGMWVEQFNTTKRVEYVHSLKFCQFGCIDDYYTAHYQSPRQMLCMWNKLQLYGRPQCCNMR; this is encoded by the exons ATGAAACGAAGTAAGTTAGACTGGTTTATGTCGTTAAGACAGAAACGATCGATTCAGTTTTTGATATGTTTAGGGGTTTTGTATCTTGTTATGGTGGGTTTAGAACTACCGTTTGTGTCGAAAATAGTTAGTCAAGAAGATGATTCTAGTGGTTTCTTCTTCACCGACAAGATTTCGAATAAACCTTACGTGTTGGATAGTGAAGAAGAGTTGCAAGAAAAAGAAGCTCCGATTCGGCCTCTAGATGTCCCGCAAATCGTTGCGAAAACCCCGTTGAATTCGAGGGGTTTGAGTAGGATTAGAAAGTTTGAATCTTTATCAAGTTTGAATTTTGATGTGAATAGTTTGAGTGGTGAACCTAAGGATGGGTTTGGGGATATTCAGAAGTCGGCAACCGAGGCGTTTTCGGTTGGGAAGAGGTTTTGGGAGGAGCTCGAATCGGGTAAACTTAAGTTGCCATCGGAGAACAGGAACAGGACATCGAATGAGAGTTGTCCGAATTCGATTACGTTGTCGGGGTCTGTGTTTCGATCGAAAGGAAACATTATTGTGCTGCCCTGTGGGATGACATTGGGATCACATATAACACTTGTGGGGAGGCCCAGAGAGGCTCACCCGGAGCAAGACCCGAAGATTTCGTTGTTGAAATCTGGTCAGTATTTGATGGTGTCACAGTTTATGATGGAGTTGCAGGGGTTAAAGACGGTTGATGGCGAAGACCCACCGAGGATTTTGCATTTTAATCCGAGGTTGAAGGGGGATTGGAGTGGGAAGCCTGTGATTGAACAGAATACTTGTTATCGGATGCAGTGGGGTTCGGCTCATCGATGTGAAGGATGGAAATCCAAGGCTGATGAAGAGACTG TTGATGGTCAGGTGAAATGTGAAAAATGGATCCGTGATGACGATGATCACTCAGAGGAGTCAAAATCGAGCTGGTGGTTAAACCGGCTCATAGGGAGGACCAAGAAGGTGTCTTTTGACTGGCCTTACCCTTTTGCGGAAGGGAAGCTATTTGTTTTAACTCTCAGTGCCGGATTAGAGGGTTATCATGTTAACGTTGACGGAAGGCATATTACTTCATTTCCTTATCGAACC GGTTTTGCACTGGAGGATGCGACGGGATTGGCTTTGAACGGAGACATTGATGTGAATGCTGTTTTTGCTGCTTCATTACCGTCAACACATCCTAGTTTTGCTCCTCAACGACACCTGGAAATGTCGGATAAATGGCGGGCTCCACCTCTTCCAGATGGGCCCATCGATATGTTCATTGGTGTTCTTTCAGCTGGGAATCATTTTGCCGAACGGATGGCTGTCAGGAAGTCCTGGATGCAGCATAATCTTATTAAATCTTCACATGTTGTTGCTCGTTTCTTTGTTGCATTG CATGCAAGAAAGGAAGTGAACATTGAATTAAAGAAAGAGGCGGAATTCTTTGGGGACATTGTGATTGTGCCGTATATGGATAATTATGATCTTGTTGTATTGAAAACCGTTGCAATATGTGAATACGGG GTTCGTACAGCATCTGCCAAGTATATCATGAAGTGTGACGATGACACGTTTGTCAGAGTGGACGCTGTTTTAAACGAAGCAAAGAAAATAGGCGATGGCAAGAGCTTGTATGTTGGAAATATTAATTACTATCATAAGCCCCTACGATATGGTAAATGGTCCGTCACATATGAG GAATGGCCCGAAGAAGATTATCCACCATATGCAAACGGCCCAGGCTACATTCTATCATCAGACGTTGCTGATTTCATCGCAACCGAATTCGACAAACATAAACTGAAGCTATTCAAGATGGAAGACGTGAGCATGGGAATGTGGGTAGAACAATTTAACACCACAAAACGCGTGGAATACGTGCACAGTTTGAAGTTCTGCCAATTCGGTTGCATAGACGATTACTATACCGCACACTATCAATCTCCGAGACAAATGTTATGCATGTGGAACAAGTTACAGCTTTACGGCCGCCCTCAATGCTGCAACATGAGATGA